A stretch of DNA from Microlunatus sp. Gsoil 973:
GGGCGTACGCCCAGAGCCACCTGGCCACCGGACGCCTGGCCGCCGCGTCCTTGATCATCCCGGTCGTCGCCATGATCATCTCCGCGATCACCCTCCGGGAACTGCCGCCGGTGCCGGCAATCATCGGCGGACTGATCTGCCTGGGCGGGGTGGTGGTCAGCCGCCGGCGGGCGTAGCTTCACCCTATGAGTGAGGCCACGCAGGCACCGACCGTGTACGAGGCGGCCGGCGGCGCTGACGCCATCCGGCGGCTGGCCGAGGCCTGGCATGCCCGGTGCCTCGCCGACCCGATCGCCGAACATCCGTTCAGCCACGGCACCCATCCCCAACACACCGAGCGGCTGGCCGCCTACTGGGGCGAGATGCTGGGTGGACCGCCCGCCTTCACCTCCGGCCTGGGCACCGAGGCCGACGTCGTTCGGATGCATTCCGGCAACGGGCCGCACCCGGAGCTGGACACCGCAGCCGAGTGCTGTTTCGTCAAGGCCCTCGACGATGCACAGATCCCCGACGAGGAGCCGTTGCGCACCAACCTGATCGACTGGTTCCGTTGGTCAAGTTCCCTGGTCAACCACGGCTTCCGCAAGGACGAGGTCGACGACGGTCTTCGCCTTCCCAAGTGGACCTGGGGCGGACCGGTCGAGTAGTCCCGCGCCCCGTCCCGGTCGGGCGGAGCTGCGCCACGATCCGCGAACGAATAGGTCAGGACCGAACCCGGCCCGTACGATTCCGGCCATGTCCCGCGCGTTGATCACCGGTGGTACCTCGGGCATCGGTCACGAATTCGCCCGGCAGTTGGCGCAGAGGTCCTATGACCTCGTCCTTGTCGCCCGCGACAAGGAACGTCTGGACGTGGTGGCCGAGGAACTGCGTACCGGCTACGGCGTCGAGGTGGAGGTGCTGCCCGCCGATCTCGCCGATCGCGACCAACTCCAGCAGGTCGCCCTCCGGCTCGGCGAGGCGGACCGGCGGGTCGACCTGCTGGTGAACAACGCCGGATTCGGCGTGCACTCCCGGCTGCTCGACTCGGACCTGACCGCTCAGGACGCCGCGATCGACGTCATGGTCCGGGCCGTCATGGTGCTGTCCAACGCTGCCGGCCGGGCGATGCGCGACCGGCATCCGAACCGGACCGACCAGGTCGGCATCATCAACGTGTCGAGCACCGCCGGGTACGTCACCATGGGCGCCTACTCCGCGATCAAAGCGTGGGTCACCGCCTACACCGAGGCCCTGGCCGGAGAGCTCGCCGGCAGCGGCGTGCGGGTCACCGCGCTCTGCCCGGGCTGGGTGCGCACCGAGTTCCACCAGCGAGCCGGGATCAACGCCTCCGCGATTCCCACGCCGCTCTGGCTGGAGGCCGACCGACTGGTCAGGGACGCGCTGGTCGACTTCGATCACGGCAAGGTGATCTCGATCCCGAGCAAGCGCTACAAGGTGCTGATCGGGCTGGCCCGCGTCGCGCCGCGCAGGCTGATCCGCTCGGCATCGTCGATGATGTCCTCGAGCCGACACTCCCGCTAGGCCAGCGTGCACATCGGCCGCCCGGACGGGACCGGGAGCCCGGAACGCGACTCGACGACTAATCTGGGCGACAGAAATACTCGGTCGCGGGTACCTCGACGCTATGGTGAGCAAATGAGCGGAAGCCGTTACACCTCCCGGGGGCATGCGGGACTGCGCTTCATCGCCCAACGCGGGCTGTTGAAGCCGGTCGTCTGGTCGCTGACCTCGGTTCGGGTCTACGGCCGGGAGAATCTCGACGAGCTGAAGGCGCCCTACATCGTGGTCGCCAACCACTCCAGCCATCTGGACGCGCCGCTGGTGATGGGGGCGTTGCCTCGGGACCACACCCGCTTCCTGGCGACCAATGCCGCCGCCGACTACTTCTTCGACATTCGCTGGCGCAGGACCCTCACCCAGCTGTTCTTCAACGCCTTCCCGGTGGATCGCACCGGGCTGCGCGGCCGCAACGGCGTGGCCAGGCAACTGTTGGAGTCCGGCGTGCCGCTGCTGCTCTTCCCGGAGGGCACCCGCTCGATGAGCGGTGAGATGGCCCAGTTCAAGCCCGGCGCTGCCGCCCTGTCGATCAGCCAGGGAGTGCCCTGCCTGCCGCTCGCCCTTGCGGGCGCCTACGACGCGATGCCGAAGGGCGCAGGCTGGGTCAGGGGCGGCCGGCCACCGATCACAGTCAACATCGGACGTCCGATGTGGCCCGAGGAGGACGAGGACGCGGTCGCGTTCTCCAACCGCCTGGCCAAGGAGGTCAGGTCCCTCGGTGACGAAGCTCTTGAACGCCGCGAGCGCGAAGACCGCTCGCGTGGCAAGATCAATTGACGCAGTGTGACTCCCAGGACTGCGGCAACAATAGGGATTCCGGCACGCCGGTGCGCGGACCGTTTCCCGGGGACGAATCATTCCGAGCACGAGGGGGACGCATGACCACTCCGCCCAGCACAACGGACGCCAACGAAGTCGGCGGGGCGGCGATCACGCACAACGGCAGGCCCGACGTCAAGCACATGAAGTGGTGGGGCTGGGGCGTCGAGGGAGTCGCCTTCCACTTCGACGACAAGCCGAAGTTCGCACCGTTCGTGAAGAAGGCCGTCGGCCTCGACCTCAGCGGCGAGGCTCCGCCGCCCATCCGGACCTCGGCCGGTTGACGGTGGCGGCACCCAAGATCTCCGACGACCTGCTCACCGAGCTCAAGGGCACCGTCGGCACCCAGAACGTGGTCAGCGACGACGAATCCCGGGTGGTGCACACCTACGGCAAGTCGCTGCGTGACCTGCTCCGGATCCGCGCCGGCGACCTTCCCCGGGTGCCCGATGTCGTCGTCTATCCGGGCGACGAGGACGAGGTTCAGACGATCGTCGAGCTGGCGGTCGCTGCCGACGCCGTGCTGATCCCGTACGGCGGCGGCAGCAACATCTCCGGCAGCCTGCAGCCGTCCCCGGACGAGAGCCGCACGGTCATCTCACTGGATCTCGGTCGGCTCAACAAGGTGCTGGACATCGACGAGGAGTCCGGGCTGGCGAGGATCCAGGCCGGCGCCCAGGGCCCCGACCTGGAGGAGCAGCTCAACAAGCGCGGCTGGACCGTCGGGCACTATCCGGACAGCTTCAACCACTCCACCATCGGTGGCTGGGTGGCCACCCGGTCCTCCGGCATGCAGTCGGACAAGTACGGCGACATCTCCGACATCACCCGCGGCGTACGGGTGGCGACACCGGGTGGACCGCTGGTATTGCGGCCGCTGCCGAGCACCTCGACCGGACCGAGTGTCCGGGAGATGATCTTGGGCAGCGAAGGCCGGCTCGGCGTGATCACCGAGGTGACCGCGCACGTCCACCGGTTGCCCGAGGAGCGGGTGATCATGGCGTACTTCTTCCCGACGTTCGACGCCGGGCTGGACGCGATGCACGACATCTCGCTGCTGGATTCGCGGCCGTCCATCACCCGGGTGTCCGATGCCGGGGAGACCGGTTTCACCCTGGCCACCGCCAAGAAGACGTCGGTCGGGCAGACCGTGCTCTTCAAGGTGCTGCAGCGGCGCGGTTGGGATCTGGACAGGATGTGCCTGTCCTTCGTCGGCTACGAGGGCACCAAGGCCCACGTGGTCCGGCAGCAGGGCGAGGTCAAGAACATCGTCAAGAAGCACGGCGGCATCGGCGTCGGCAAGGGACCCGGTGTGCTGTACGACCAGAAGAAGTTCGACACGCCCTACATCAGGGATTTCCTGCTGGACTGGGGCGGCGCCGCCGATGTCTCCGAGACCGCAGCGCCGTGGAGCCGGCTGAAGGACGTCTACTACAACACCGTCGAGGCGGCCCAGCAGGCGTACCGGCAGCTGGGCATCGATCCGGGCTGGATCATGTGCCACCTGTCGCACTCCTACCACTCGGGTGCCTGCCTGTACTTCACCTTCGCCTTCGTCTACGGGGACAGGGATCCGCTGCCGATGTACCAGGCGGTGAAGAACGCGATCCAACAGTCGTTCATCGACAACGGGGCAACGCTCTCCCACCACCACGCGGTCGGCACCGAGCATTCGCCGTGGCTCTCCCAGGACATCTCGCCGGCCGGATCCAACATCATGAAGGGTCTGTTCGCCGCGGTCGACCCGGGCAGGAACTTCAACCCGGGCAAGATCACCGAATAGTCGACGCGCCGGATCGCACCGCTCAGCGATGCGGCGCCGGCCCGGTGGACTCGCCGATCACCAACTCGCCGGCACGCAGGAGCGCGGTCAGATTGTTCGGGTCCTCCAGCCGGCGAAGCAGCGCCTCGACGCCCAGTCTGCCGAGTTCGGAGCTGGGCCCGGCGACCGTGGTCAGCGGAGGGTCGGTCATCGCTGCCACCTCGACCGAACCCAGCACCGACATCACCGAGACGTCGGCCGGCACCTTGTGGCCCTGATGGGTCAGTTCGGCGACCACCCCGGTGGCGGTGGCCTCCTCGAGCACGATCAGCGCCGTCACGTCCGGGTCGGCCTGCAACACCTCACGCCCCACCTGCCGGCCGGCCCGCACCGTGCCGAGTGAGCGGAAGACGATCGGGCGCATCCGCCGCTTCCTGGCCATGGCCAGATAGGCCTCCCTCGGTGCGGACGTACGGACCGAAACCCGCCATCCCGGGCACCTCCTCGCTGCCGTTGACGAACGCGATCCGCCGGTGTCCCAGGCCGGCCAGATGGTCGATGCACAACCGCATCGACTCCTCGAAATCGATGTCGACGTACGGCACACCGGCCATGTCCCGGGTCCGGCCGATCAGCGCGAACGGGGTGTCCAACTGGCGCAGGATCTCGACCCGTACGTCGTCCAGGCCGACCTCCATCAGCACCACGCCGTCGACCAGCTTCTGACCGACCAGGCTGGCCAGCGCCTCTCCGTCGCTGCTCACCGGCCAGATCACCAGGTGGTGGTCGGCCTCGTTGGCCGCCTGGGCCGCCCCGATGAAGAAGTCCTTCAGCGAGTGGGCGGTTCGATCCGCCGCGAAGGGACAGACCAGCGCGATGATCCGGGTCCGCCGGCTGGCCAGCGCCCGGGCGACCATGTTGCGGCGGAACCCCAGGTCGGCCATCGCCTGTTCGATCCGCCGCCGGGTCTCCGGCGTCACCGGTTTGGTGTCGTTGAGCACGAAGGAGACCGTCGCGATCGAGACGCCGGCCGCCTCGGCGACATCCTTCATGGTGGCGGCCATCGGCAAACTCCTTCTCGACGTGCCGGCGGCACGTCATTCTCGAACCGGTCGGTTCCAGTTCGGACACACCCGTTGACAAACCAGGAATGAACCGTAAGCCTGGGTTTTGATCAAGTTAGGCGCTTAACCTCGCAGTGTCCAGCATCCTGGTCCGGCTGGGACCCGATCGATCGACCTCAGGTTAAGCGCTGCACCATTGACGGTGAGTCAGCGAAGGAGCTGATCGGATGATCAAGAAGCGTCCCGTCCTCAGGCGATGGGCAACCGTGGCGGCGCTGGCCGCCTTGACCCCGATCACTCTTGCCGCCTGCGGCGGTTCGAGTGGCGGTTCTTCCGGTTCTTCCGGATCGGGCTCGGTCGACTCGCTGACCGTGCTCGACTACTACACCGACGACCCGGGGCACAGCGACATCGGCGACCAATTGTCCAAGTGCGGCACCTCGATCGGCGTGAAGAAAGTCGTCCACCAGTCGGTCCCCGGACCTACCCTGATCCAGAAGGTCCTGCAGCAGGCATCATCGAAGTCCCTCCCGGACGTGTTGATGCTGGACAATCCCGACATCCAGCAGATCGCCCAGACCGGCGCGCTGGCTCCGCTGGACGACTTCGGCATCAACGCCGACGGTTATGCGCCGGGTCCCAAGGCGGCCGCCACCTACCAGGGCAAGCTGTACGGGCTGCAGCCCGGCGCGAACACGATCGTGATCTTCTACAACAAGGACATCCTGTCCAAGGCGCACGTCAAGCCGCCGAAGACCTGGGCCGAGCTCAAGTCGGCTGCCAAGAAGCTCACGGTCGGCAAGCAGTACGGCTTCGCGTTCAACGCCACCGCCGACTACGAGGGGGCGTGGCAGTTCCTGCCGCCGATGTGGACCAACGGCGGTGACGAGACCGATCTGACCACGCCGCAGGTTGCCGAGGCTCTGCAACTGTGGAAGGACCTGGTCGACGACGGCTCCGCATCGAAGAGCGTGATCAACTGGAGCCAGGCAGATGTCAATGATCAATTCGTCGCCGGCAAGGCCGCGATGATGCTGAACGGCCCGTGGCAGATTCCGGTGCTGACCCAGAAGAAGATCAACTTCGGCGTCGTTCCCTTCCCGGTCAACAAGGAGGGGCAGACCTCGGTGGCCCCACTGGGCGGCGAGGCCTGGACCGTGCCGATGACCGGCGACAAGGAGAAGATGGCCAAGGCGGCGGACCTGGTGAAGTGCATGAACACCGACGCCAATCAGCTGCTGCGGGCCAAGCAGGGCGGTGTGATCCCGACCAAGATCAAGGTGGCCGAGGAGTTCAAGCAGCAGGAGCCGTCGATGGCCGGGTTCGTCGACGCGGTCGCCACCGCCCGGGCCCGGACCGGCAAGTTGGGACCGAAGTGGCCAGACACCGCCAAGACGATCTACACCGGCATGCAGTTGGTGCTCACCGGCCAGGCAGCACCGGCTGACGCGATGGCCAAGGCTCAGGCGGGCGGCTGATGTCGCAGGCCCAACTGGCCGCTACAGGTAGGGAGGCGAGCCCGTCGGCACCGACCGGTCCGACGGGCTCCCGCCGGCGCCGCCACTGGCGCGAAGAGACCGCCAAGGTGCTCTTCGTCGTACCGGCGGCGTTCGCGATCGTCGTGCTCTTCGGGTACCCAGTGGTCAAGAACCTGACCATGAGTTTCCAGGAGTACACCATCCGGACGTTCTTCACCGGTGAGGCCCCCTGGGTCGGGATCACCAACTACGTCACGGTGATCTCGGAGGACCTGTTCACCAAGACGGTGATCAACACTGCCTTGTTCACGGTCGGGTCGATCGTCGGCCAGTTCATCATCGGGATGTTGTTGGCGCTGTTCTTCCACCGGCACTTCCCGCTGCACGGCGTGCTGCGGGCGTTATTCCTGTTGCCGTGGCTGATCCCGCTGATCGTCGGCAGTGCTGCCTGGCGGGCCATCCTCGACCAGGACAGCGGCATCCTGAACGTCGCGCTGGAGACCTTGGGCTTCGATCCCGTACCGTGGCTGACCTCGCCGGATGTGGCATTGATCGCGATCATCCTGGTCAACATCTGGCTCGGCATCCCGTTCAACCTGACACTGCTCTACAGCGGCCTGCAGGACATACCGGACGAGTTGTACGAGGCCGGCGCGCTCGACGGCGCCACCGGCTGGCGGGCGTTCTGGAACATCACCTGGCCCAATCTCCGTGCTGTGGTCAGCGTCGTCCTGATGCTCGGCGTGGTCTACACCCTCAAGGTGCTCGACATCATCCTCGGGCTGACCCACGGCGGTCCGGCCAATGCCACCCAGACGATCGCCACGCAGTCCTACCAACGGTCCTTCGTCGAGTTCAAGTTCGGCGAAGGTGCCGCACTGAGCAACATCCTGATCGTGATCTCACTGGCCTTCGCCGTCGTGTACCTGCGGGTCACCCGGCGTCAGGTGGACGAGTGAGGAGGGCCGCCCGATGACCACAGTTGCCGAAGTCCCCGACAACCGGACCGCGGACGAACAGCGTCGCCACCAGCGCCATCTGATGATTCGCCACACCAAGGACTGGATCCGGATGGGGCTGGGGATCATCTTCCTGGTCGGGATGTTGTTCCCGGTCTACTGGATGTTGAACATCTCGTTGCAGGGCAGCGGAACGACGCTGACCTCCTCGGTGTTTCCGCTGCATCCGAACTGGGACGGCTACCGGACGGCGATCGCCGACCAGGGCGGCCATCTGATCACCAGTCTGATCATCGCCGTCGGGACCGTGGTGGTGACCCTGATCATCGCAGCGCCGTGTGCCTACGCGCTGGCCCAGTTCCGGTTCCGCTGGATCAATTGGGCGTTGCTGGCGATCCTGATCTCGCAGATGATCCCCGGCATCGTGATCGCCAACGCCCTGTACGCGCTGTACGAGCGGCTCAATCTGTTGGACTCGATCCCCGGGCTGATCATCGCCAACGCTGCGAACGCGATACCGTTCGGGATCCTGATCATGCGATCCTTCATGCTCGGCGTGCCGCCGTCGATCGTCGAAGCGGCCCGGGTCGATGGTGCCGGTCGGTTCCGGGCCTTCCTGTCCATCGTTGTGCCGATCAGCCGGAACTCCCTGATCACCGTGGGCCTCTTCTCCTTCCTGTTCGCCTGGAGTGACTTCGTGTTCGCGCTGACGTTGACCACCAAGGGCACGATCGTCCCGGTCACTCTCGGCATCTACACCTACCTCGGTGCCCATGTCGCCAACTGGAGCCCGGTGATGGCAACCGCGGTGCTGGCGTCGATCCCGGCGATCATCCTGTTGATCATCGCCCAGCGGTACATCGCGGCCGGCGCCTTCGGTGGCGCAGTCAAGTAGCCGTTCAACCCCCTGACAAGAACCCTGAGAAGAGAGAAGTGCAGATGTCGAACAGTTCGTCGCCGATCCGCGTCCTGGTCTGGGGCGAGAACCGCCACGAGAAGATCGAACCGCATGTCGCCGAGATCTACCCCGACGGCATGCACACCACCATCGCGGCCGGCATCACGGAGAATCTCGGCGACCGGGCCAGGGTTTCGACGACCACGCTGGACGAGCCCGAGCACGGGCTGACCGACGACGTCCTGGCCGACACCGATGTGCTCGTCTGGTGGGGCCACGCCGCACACGGCGAGGTGGCCGACGAGGTCGTCGACCGGGTGCACCAGCACGTCCTGTCCGGCATGGGCCTGGTCGTCCTGCACTCCGCACACTGGTCGAAGATCTTCGGGAAGCTGATGGGCACCACCTGCACGCTGCGCTGGCGCAGCGAACGGGACCGGGAACTGGTCTGGACCGTCGATGCCACGCATCCGATCACCGAGGGCGTACCCAATCCGATCATCATCGATCAGCAGGAGATGTACGGGGAGACCTTCGACATCCCGGCACCCGACGAGTTGATCTTCATCTCCTCCTTCACCGGCGGCGAGGTGTTCCGTTCCGGTTGCACCTTCCGGCGCGGCAACGGCAGGATCTTCTTCTTCTCCCCCGGTGATCAGGACTACCCGGTCTATCACCACAAGGATGTCAGGAG
This window harbors:
- a CDS encoding FAD-binding oxidoreductase codes for the protein MAAPKISDDLLTELKGTVGTQNVVSDDESRVVHTYGKSLRDLLRIRAGDLPRVPDVVVYPGDEDEVQTIVELAVAADAVLIPYGGGSNISGSLQPSPDESRTVISLDLGRLNKVLDIDEESGLARIQAGAQGPDLEEQLNKRGWTVGHYPDSFNHSTIGGWVATRSSGMQSDKYGDISDITRGVRVATPGGPLVLRPLPSTSTGPSVREMILGSEGRLGVITEVTAHVHRLPEERVIMAYFFPTFDAGLDAMHDISLLDSRPSITRVSDAGETGFTLATAKKTSVGQTVLFKVLQRRGWDLDRMCLSFVGYEGTKAHVVRQQGEVKNIVKKHGGIGVGKGPGVLYDQKKFDTPYIRDFLLDWGGAADVSETAAPWSRLKDVYYNTVEAAQQAYRQLGIDPGWIMCHLSHSYHSGACLYFTFAFVYGDRDPLPMYQAVKNAIQQSFIDNGATLSHHHAVGTEHSPWLSQDISPAGSNIMKGLFAAVDPGRNFNPGKITE
- a CDS encoding LacI family DNA-binding transcriptional regulator codes for the protein MAATMKDVAEAAGVSIATVSFVLNDTKPVTPETRRRIEQAMADLGFRRNMVARALASRRTRIIALVCPFAADRTAHSLKDFFIGAAQAANEADHHLVIWPVSSDGEALASLVGQKLVDGVVLMEVGLDDVRVEILRQLDTPFALIGRTRDMAGVPYVDIDFEESMRLCIDHLAGLGHRRIAFVNGSEEVPGMAGFGPYVRTEGGLSGHGQEAADAPDRLPLTRHGAGRPAGGA
- a CDS encoding SDR family oxidoreductase, which codes for MSRALITGGTSGIGHEFARQLAQRSYDLVLVARDKERLDVVAEELRTGYGVEVEVLPADLADRDQLQQVALRLGEADRRVDLLVNNAGFGVHSRLLDSDLTAQDAAIDVMVRAVMVLSNAAGRAMRDRHPNRTDQVGIINVSSTAGYVTMGAYSAIKAWVTAYTEALAGELAGSGVRVTALCPGWVRTEFHQRAGINASAIPTPLWLEADRLVRDALVDFDHGKVISIPSKRYKVLIGLARVAPRRLIRSASSMMSSSRHSR
- a CDS encoding carbohydrate ABC transporter permease codes for the protein MSQAQLAATGREASPSAPTGPTGSRRRRHWREETAKVLFVVPAAFAIVVLFGYPVVKNLTMSFQEYTIRTFFTGEAPWVGITNYVTVISEDLFTKTVINTALFTVGSIVGQFIIGMLLALFFHRHFPLHGVLRALFLLPWLIPLIVGSAAWRAILDQDSGILNVALETLGFDPVPWLTSPDVALIAIILVNIWLGIPFNLTLLYSGLQDIPDELYEAGALDGATGWRAFWNITWPNLRAVVSVVLMLGVVYTLKVLDIILGLTHGGPANATQTIATQSYQRSFVEFKFGEGAALSNILIVISLAFAVVYLRVTRRQVDE
- a CDS encoding ThuA domain-containing protein, translated to MSNSSSPIRVLVWGENRHEKIEPHVAEIYPDGMHTTIAAGITENLGDRARVSTTTLDEPEHGLTDDVLADTDVLVWWGHAAHGEVADEVVDRVHQHVLSGMGLVVLHSAHWSKIFGKLMGTTCTLRWRSERDRELVWTVDATHPITEGVPNPIIIDQQEMYGETFDIPAPDELIFISSFTGGEVFRSGCTFRRGNGRIFFFSPGDQDYPVYHHKDVRRVIANGVAWATTDRPRRIPTLLRYDTDDFYNGHGYTGPIAD
- a CDS encoding substrate-binding domain-containing protein, whose protein sequence is MRPIVFRSLGTVRAGRQVGREVLQADPDVTALIVLEEATATGVVAELTHQGHKVPADVSVMSVLGSVEVAAMTDPPLTTVAGPSSELGRLGVEALLRRLEDPNNLTALLRAGELVIGESTGPAPHR
- a CDS encoding lysophospholipid acyltransferase family protein; its protein translation is MSGSRYTSRGHAGLRFIAQRGLLKPVVWSLTSVRVYGRENLDELKAPYIVVANHSSHLDAPLVMGALPRDHTRFLATNAAADYFFDIRWRRTLTQLFFNAFPVDRTGLRGRNGVARQLLESGVPLLLFPEGTRSMSGEMAQFKPGAAALSISQGVPCLPLALAGAYDAMPKGAGWVRGGRPPITVNIGRPMWPEEDEDAVAFSNRLAKEVRSLGDEALERREREDRSRGKIN
- a CDS encoding extracellular solute-binding protein: MIKKRPVLRRWATVAALAALTPITLAACGGSSGGSSGSSGSGSVDSLTVLDYYTDDPGHSDIGDQLSKCGTSIGVKKVVHQSVPGPTLIQKVLQQASSKSLPDVLMLDNPDIQQIAQTGALAPLDDFGINADGYAPGPKAAATYQGKLYGLQPGANTIVIFYNKDILSKAHVKPPKTWAELKSAAKKLTVGKQYGFAFNATADYEGAWQFLPPMWTNGGDETDLTTPQVAEALQLWKDLVDDGSASKSVINWSQADVNDQFVAGKAAMMLNGPWQIPVLTQKKINFGVVPFPVNKEGQTSVAPLGGEAWTVPMTGDKEKMAKAADLVKCMNTDANQLLRAKQGGVIPTKIKVAEEFKQQEPSMAGFVDAVATARARTGKLGPKWPDTAKTIYTGMQLVLTGQAAPADAMAKAQAGG
- a CDS encoding carbohydrate ABC transporter permease translates to MTTVAEVPDNRTADEQRRHQRHLMIRHTKDWIRMGLGIIFLVGMLFPVYWMLNISLQGSGTTLTSSVFPLHPNWDGYRTAIADQGGHLITSLIIAVGTVVVTLIIAAPCAYALAQFRFRWINWALLAILISQMIPGIVIANALYALYERLNLLDSIPGLIIANAANAIPFGILIMRSFMLGVPPSIVEAARVDGAGRFRAFLSIVVPISRNSLITVGLFSFLFAWSDFVFALTLTTKGTIVPVTLGIYTYLGAHVANWSPVMATAVLASIPAIILLIIAQRYIAAGAFGGAVK
- a CDS encoding group II truncated hemoglobin — its product is MSEATQAPTVYEAAGGADAIRRLAEAWHARCLADPIAEHPFSHGTHPQHTERLAAYWGEMLGGPPAFTSGLGTEADVVRMHSGNGPHPELDTAAECCFVKALDDAQIPDEEPLRTNLIDWFRWSSSLVNHGFRKDEVDDGLRLPKWTWGGPVE